A stretch of Oculatellaceae cyanobacterium DNA encodes these proteins:
- the coaE gene encoding dephospho-CoA kinase (Dephospho-CoA kinase (CoaE) performs the final step in coenzyme A biosynthesis.), whose amino-acid sequence MKRIIGLTGGIGTGKSTVSNYLTERHLPVFDADIYARVAVQPGSAILSQIAARYGGSILLPDGSLNRQRLGEIVFNNPDERSWLEQQIHPYVRQRLENDLNSISQPDATVVMVIPLLFEARMTDLVNEIWVVYCSPTQQLERLIERDRLNLAQAEARINSQMPLQEKCDRADVVLYNTSTLPALLKQVDLALKLPASKS is encoded by the coding sequence TTGAAACGTATAATTGGACTTACTGGCGGAATTGGCACTGGCAAGAGTACAGTTTCTAATTATCTTACCGAGCGCCATTTGCCAGTTTTTGATGCAGACATTTACGCCAGAGTTGCTGTACAACCAGGTTCAGCAATACTGAGTCAGATTGCTGCACGATATGGCGGTAGTATTTTACTACCGGATGGAAGTTTAAATCGGCAACGTTTGGGCGAGATTGTATTTAATAACCCAGATGAGCGTAGCTGGTTAGAGCAGCAAATTCATCCTTATGTGCGTCAGCGTTTAGAAAATGATTTGAACTCGATATCTCAACCAGATGCGACAGTAGTAATGGTAATACCGTTATTGTTTGAAGCTAGAATGACTGATTTAGTTAACGAGATTTGGGTGGTGTATTGTTCACCTACACAACAACTAGAAAGATTGATAGAACGCGATCGCTTAAATTTAGCACAAGCGGAAGCGAGAATTAACAGCCAAATGCCCTTACAAGAAAAATGCGATCGCGCCGATGTAGTTTTGTATAATACATCTACACTACCAGCTTTGCTCAAACAAGTAGATTTAGCTTTAAAATTGCCTGCATCCAAAAGTTAA
- a CDS encoding uroporphyrinogen-III synthase: MSATEPLTSNPQAAIANSQPPLAGKTILVTRSAGQSNQFSDRLKREGATVIEMPTLEIGHPSSWEALDSAIANLNSFDWLILTSANGVEYFFERLGAQGIYTYALANLKIAVVGRKTAAYLKQHGLQADFIPPDFIADSLVEHFPEQLAGKKVLFPRVETGGREVLVKELTAKGAEVIEVAAYESRCPQEIAHDALDALQRQQVDIITFASSKTVKNFYQLVEAAGGVSLKPVAIASIGPQTSETCHELLGKVDVESREYTLEGLTQAIIQWAQPLNRV; this comes from the coding sequence ATGTCTGCAACTGAACCATTAACTTCCAATCCTCAAGCTGCGATCGCCAATTCTCAACCTCCACTTGCAGGAAAAACTATTTTGGTTACCCGATCAGCAGGACAATCAAACCAATTTAGCGATCGCCTGAAGCGAGAAGGCGCTACAGTGATTGAAATGCCTACTTTAGAAATTGGTCATCCTTCTAGCTGGGAAGCATTGGATAGTGCGATCGCTAACCTCAACAGTTTCGACTGGCTAATTCTCACTTCCGCCAATGGCGTAGAGTATTTCTTTGAAAGACTAGGGGCGCAAGGTATATATACTTATGCCTTAGCTAATCTTAAAATTGCCGTAGTTGGTAGGAAAACAGCCGCGTATCTCAAACAGCATGGCTTACAAGCTGATTTTATTCCGCCAGATTTTATAGCAGATTCCTTAGTAGAACACTTTCCAGAACAATTAGCAGGTAAAAAAGTTTTGTTTCCGAGAGTGGAAACAGGCGGGAGAGAAGTTTTAGTTAAAGAATTAACCGCTAAAGGTGCAGAAGTGATCGAAGTAGCAGCTTATGAGTCTCGATGTCCGCAGGAAATCGCACATGACGCTTTAGATGCACTTCAGCGCCAGCAAGTAGATATAATTACCTTTGCTAGTTCCAAAACAGTCAAGAATTTTTATCAGTTAGTAGAAGCTGCTGGCGGTGTCTCCTTAAAGCCTGTGGCGATCGCTTCAATCGGTCCTCAAACCTCAGAAACTTGCCATGAGTTACTAGGCAAGGTAGACGTAGAATCACGCGAATATACATTAGAGGGATTAACCCAAGCCATCATCCAATGGGCGCAACCCTTAAATAGAGTTTAA